One stretch of Pelmatolapia mariae isolate MD_Pm_ZW linkage group LG3_W, Pm_UMD_F_2, whole genome shotgun sequence DNA includes these proteins:
- the LOC134647154 gene encoding zinc finger protein RFP-like, whose translation MFLFFLPQSADMSAASNLRSEDQFLCSICLDVFTDPVSTPCGHNFCKTCISQHWDMNQSCQCPMCKETFSTRPQLRVNTFISGMVAQFRREAQQKASSSSSEQQAAKPGEVPCDVCTGTRLKALKSCLVCRTSYCQTHLEPHLTKKGLKRHQLIDAVENLEGRMCTKHDNLLQLFCKTDQTCVCVLCSVLDHKNHEFVPLREEYEGKKAELEKTEAEIQQMIQKRRLKIQEITESVKMSKDAADRQKAEGVQVFTALMESVERRLKELMKEIEDKQETTEKQAESLIKDLEHEISELMERSSEVEQLSRSEDHLHLLQSFSSLKAAPPTKDRTEARVHPPSYEGTVGRAVAQLEETVWKPMKKKLFEAELQRVQQHEVDVTLDPDTAHPKLILSDDGKQVYHSEVRKNLPDNPERFSLCACVLGEQSFSSGRFYFEVQVKGKTEWDLGVATESIKRKGKIRVSPEDGFWTVWLRNGNDYKALASPSLPLCLHPGPEKVGVFVDYEEGLVSFYDVGAAALIYSFTGCSFTHRLHPFFSPCPNDGGKNSAPLIICPVNQTESIND comes from the coding sequence atgtttcttttctttctccctcagaGTGCAGACATGTCTGCTGCCAGCAATCTGCGATCTGAAGATCAGTTTCTGTGCTCCATCTGTCTGGATGTGTTCACTGATCCAGTCTCTACACCATGTGGACACAACTTCTGCAAAACCTGCATCAGTCAGCACTGGGACATGAATCAGAGCTGTCAGTGTCCCATGTGTAAAGAGACTTTCTCCACTAGACCTCAGCTGAGGGTCAACACCTTCATCTCTGGGATGGTTGCTCAGTTCAGACGTGAAGctcagcagaaagccagcagcagcagctcagagcaacAAGCTGCCAAACCAGGAGAAGTTCCCTGTGACGTCTGCACTGGAACCAGACTGAAGGCCCTGAAGTCCTGCCTGGTGTGTCGGACCTCCTACTGTCAGACTCACCTGGAGCCTCATCTGACAAAGAAAGGTctgaaaagacatcagctgattgATGCTGTGGAGAACCTGGAAGGCAGGATGTGCACGAAGCACGATAACCTTCTGCAGCTGTTCTGTAAGACCGACCAgacatgtgtctgtgtgctctgctctgttttagACCACAAGAACCACGAGTTTGTTCCTCTGAGAGAAGAATATGAAGGAAAGaaggcagagctggagaagacAGAGGCTGAGATTCAGCAGATGATCCAGAAGAGACGACTGAAGATTCAGGAGATCACAGAGTCGGTGAAGATGAGTAAAgatgctgcagacagacagaaagcagaaggtgTTCAGGTCTTCACTGCTCTGATGGAGTCTGTTGAGAGACGCCTGAAGGAGCTCATGAAGGAGAtcgaagacaaacaggaaactacagagaaacaggctgaaagtctcatcaaagatctggaacacgaaatctctgagctgatggagagaagctctgaggtggagcagctctcacgctctgaagaccacctccacctcctccaaagcTTCTCCTCCCTGAAAGCTGCTCCACCCACCAAGGACAGGACAGAGGCAAGAGTTCATCCACCATCATATGAGGGGACTGTGGGGAGAGCTGTGGCTCAGCTGGAGGAGACAGTCTGGAAACccatgaagaagaagctgtttgaGGCTGAGCTGCAGAGGGTGCAGCAGCATGAGGTGGATGTGACTCTGGATCCTGATACAGCTCATCCTAAACTCATCCTGTCTGATGATGGAAAACAAGTGTATCATAGTGAAGTGAGGAAGAATCTTCCAGACAACCCAGAGAGATTTTctctgtgtgcttgtgttttaGGAGAGCAGAGTTTCTCTTCAGGCAGATTCTACTTTGAGGTTCAGGTTAAAGGAAAGACTGAGTGGGATTTAGGAGTGGCCACAGAGTCGATCAAACGGAAGGGAAAAATCAGAGTGAGTCCTGAGGATGGTTTCTGGACTGTGTGGCTGAGAAATGGAAATGATTACAAAGCTCTTGCTTCCCCTTCACTTCCCCTCTGTCTTCATCCTGGTCCTGAGAAGGTGGGGGTGTTTGTGGATTATGAGGAGGGTCTGGTCTCCTTTTATGATGTaggtgctgcagctctgatctaCTCCTTTACTGGCTGCTCCTTCACTCACAGACTCCACCCATTCTTCAGTCCATGTCCTAATGATGGTGGTAAAAACTCTGCACCTCTGATCATCTGTCCTGTCAATCAAACTGAGTCGATCAACGACTGA